The Chelatococcus sp. HY11 genome includes the window CGAGCTTTCCGTTGGACATGATGTAGACGCCTTCGTCGCCGACCAGCCAGACGCCGGGCGTTTCATCCTTGCCGGGCGCAAGGCCGTAGTGCGGATTGCGGAAGCCGCCATTCATGAGGGCGTCGATGCGCCCGCGCGTGATCGCGGCGTGGACCGCCGTCACGGAGAAGGTGAACATGGCTGCACCTATGCGGCGATCGCGTCGGGCAGGTAGCGCAGATGCACCGGAAGCTTCACGGCGATATCCGCGTCGGTCAGCCGGTCGAGCAGCCGGAAGTCATGGCTCCGATCCTGGCCGTAGACGATGACAATGCGCTTGCCGCGCTCCGCGGCGGGAAAGCGCCGGTCGGCATAGCCACGATAGGGATCGTGTGTGCTCGACCAGATGTGCTCGAGGCGCTCCTCGCGCGTCATGGCGCGGACCGGACGCGACTCGCGCTCGATGATCGCTGCGCGCATACGCTCGGGCGACTTCCGGTCGCCAAGATCGCAATAGGCGTGAAAATAGCGGACGCGGCCGTCGATCCTCAGTTCGAAGAACACGCTCGTGATGCTGCCGGTGAGGAATTCGCGCATCGCGAACATATCGCCGCGCATCCACAATGGCGGCAGGATCTCGAAAATATAGTCATGCTCGGCTGCGCCGATCTCGAACCACTCGCCCGCATAAAGCGCGGTCGCGTCGTCGTCCGTGCGGTTCGGCCGATCCTTGTGCCGATCGAACATGCGAAACATCTGCCGGCGGTCGGCGGCGCCTTGATAGACCTTGCGGATCGAAGAGAGGGTCATGGTCGGCTCCTTTCAGCCTCGTCGGGCCGGAGCGCGGCTCCCCCTTCCGGTTCGCCATCCTCTTCAGCCCTTCTGACCCCTCCTTCGCGGCCGCCTCTCCGGTCCGGCGGGTCGAGGGCCGCGAAGCGGGCGAAGCCTCCCTTGACGCGCCGGCCGGGCATGCGGCACGTCATTCGTCCTTTTCCCGTTCCCCTTCTTTCCTTCCTTCCATCGCGCGCCGCTCCACCGACCGGAGCGCGGCGAGCGCGGCCCTGAACACCGCCGAACCGCGTTCTTCCGAAAGATCGGAGGCCGCGGCGACAGCGGCGCAAGCGGCATGGATATCGTCGTCGCCGATCGCATCGGCCGAGAGCGTCGCGAAAGTCTCGTCGCCGGCGATGATCTCCCCGATCGTGGCGCACACCTCGCTCTCGTCGAAGGAGAGGAGGATGTGCGGCCGTGGCATCGGTGCGTCCGGAGCAGGATCGCGCGCACCGGCAAGGATCGCCTCCGCCTTGGCGACGGCCGAGGCGGCGCGCTCCAACGAATAGGTACTCTGCTTCGCATCGCCCGCGCCGCCGAGGACCTTGACCAGGCCGAGCAGGATCTCGAAATGATCTGCCTTGCGCTGCACGGTCTCCTCGAAATGCGACGGCACGGGCAGCGCCGGGCCGCTATAGGCGCAGTCGCGGCCGTCCCAGGCGCCCGTGACATAGGTTTCGCGGGCGGATTCATAGTCGCGCGTTTCCGCCTCCCAATCATCGTCCTCGATGGCGAGGCGGCAGGCCTCGGCAAGGCTCGGCGCCTCATAGGAGCGGTGGCGGTAGACCGGCAGGTGGTAGGTGGTCTCGATCGTGTAGATGGGCATGGGAGCCGTCCTTCCCTTCAGGTGTTGAAGACACCTTCGGGGCGGCCGCTTCTCCGGTCCGACGGGTCAAGGGCCGCGCAGCGGGCGGAGCCTCCCTTGACGCGCCGGCGGGGCATGCGGCAGCGCTCACCCATTTCCTGTCCGGACCTCGGCTTCTCGCCTTCATTTAATATCCGCACAAACCGCACCCGGCTGATTTCCGCCGCCGGTTCGCAACCTCGGATGATCAGCCGGCCGCCGCGAGGGGCTCTTGTGCAAGTCGGCCGAGAAGCACGAGCAGGTCTTCGTTCCAATCGCCGGCGCGCGGGCGCGCTCGCGCGTAGGAGGCGCCGGTCTGGTCAGCGATCTGCCGGATGCGCTCCGCATAAACCTCGCCCTGCCGATTGTTATCGGTCGCGCCGACAAGACGAGTATTCCGCCTACTGGCCAGGCGGCGAATGGCTTCCTCGCTGGCGGGCGACCAGCCGCCGCCGGTGCTGACATAGAGCGTGTCTGGCCTCAGAACCTGGATCGCCGCCAGGCTCATGGCGTCGATCGCTGCCTCGGTGACGCAGATCCTTGGCGCTGCCGAAGGACCCAGCCGAAACAGTTCCTTCGCACCGCCGGTCGCGAATCCACGCCACTCAGGGCCACGCTCTTCCCAGCCAAGCAGAGCTCCATCGTCGCTGCAATGAGCCGCCCATATGCTGCCGCGAGGGCCCTCGCGGAGCGCGCCCTGTCCGAGGGCGGCAATCACAATCGTGTCGGGTATGCCGCGCACCTCGGTGAGGTAGCGCCAAGTCTCGGAGCCGAGCCGTGGGATCGCCCGCCGGTGCCAGCGATCAGCTACCGCCGCGAGCGGCGTGGACCGGACCTCACGCTCCCATGCAGGCGGCCTCGGAACAAAACCGACAAGCGCGGCGACGTGTTCGCAGGCTTGCGGAAAGCTATGCGCGCCCAGATGCCCGGCCAAATCAAACACGTCACCTTTCGCGGTAGACAAGGGATCGAACCAGCCGCGATCGTTGTGAATGACGATAATGATCTGGGAATCGCGACGGTACTTGACGGCGCGCCGCGTGCTCTCTTTCAAATCGACCTTCCAACCGCCCTGCTGGAGCAGGGCGGCGCAACCCACCTTGGCTCGCAACTCCTCGATTTCGCTTTTCTCCATGATCCTTCACCTGGCGCGCTTCCCGCCTGGTCCTTTCTGTAGCTGACCCTCCGTTGCCCCTATGGCGACGGCAATACCATCCGCCCGCCGCGAAGCGTGCCGGATGCAAGGGCGCGTTGACAAGTCGTCTAAAAATGGGATCCCGGCCGCGGCACAGCCTCCCTTGCATCGGGCATCGCGCCAGCGGCATTACCCCGGCTCAGCGAGCCGGGGCCATGGATCGTGCTGTTAGGCGAGCCTGACATCCTCCTTTCGCGCTTCGCCGACGGCGAGATCGAGCGTCGATGAGCTGGGCGGACCTGTGGCGGGACCTTCTGAGCGACGAGGCAGATGTCACGGGCGTGGCGCTTAAGGGGGAGCCTCCTTCGAATTCATTCACGCGATGTGCGTCAGGGATGGCTGCCCGAATGGGGGAAGACCCGCCAGCGGGGCTTCCGCGCAGCCGCCAGTCCGGCCCCGAAGGGGAGACGCCCAATCCTGTGGTCGCAAGCGAAGCTTTACGAAAACCATCTAGAAGCCGCTCGAACGAGCGGTTATGAGTCGTATGGGACAGTACGCGCTGCCCTGGGGCGTCGAAACCCCTGCTAGCGGTTGGTGCCGGCCGTTACGGCATCAAACTCCTTGACCTTATGGTCGGGGAGCCTGTGGCGTATGCAACAGGTTCTTCCCGAACTAAAGGCCACAGGGCCGTCTAGCACGGTTTCGAACTCCCCGATCACCAAGAGTCAGAGAGGGTTCGTTTGCGGGGGCGTACCGCAGAAACGATCCCAGTGGGGAGCATCGGGGTGGTTCAGGACGGAGAGCACGTATCGTCCCTGGAGTCGCAGACGGTCGCGGCTCATCGCGCCTATGTGGAAGCCTTGGCGGCGTGGGAGAAGGTCGTGCATATGGCCTCATGCCCCATCTGTCGCCCGGAGGGTCTTACCGACAAGGATCACGAACGGCGCTGCGACAGCGCCGAGCTCGAGAAGGAACGCCGTCGGATCGCTTTTCGAGATCTCTGCGATGAGCTCGGCTATGTCCCCGAAGGTCATGGGATCGGGCTTCGTACATCCGCTTGTCCGACTGATTCATGCGTCCGCGGTGGATCGGATGACGCATGAGAGCGCCGTATAGCGTGGTCTGCAGCCACCTTCGACGGCCAAGGGCCCAATAACTACGCGCATCGCCTCAATCCGGACATAGCCATCACGATACTGGCCTCACTCGCGAAATCGCAGAGGTTGGGATGGCGTCGTTCGGCTCCGTGCGGCCAAGACATTGGGGACACCGGCTGCTGAGCTGGTTGTTCATCGCATCGATCGCCGTGTACGGGCTGACGTCTAAGCCGGTCGATATTGTGGCGCTTTCGACCTTGCATCCGATCGTTCATCTCGTGGATGCAGACGAGACGAGTGGGAGCGGGCAATCCCAGTCGAAGTCCCATGTGCATGAATGCAGCGGCATGGCATGTGCCTTGTGGATCCCGCTGCTACCTAGCCATGCGATGGCAATTCAGCGCGATCTGAAAGCAGTCTTGCGCGCGCCTGACGAAGACGGCGCGGGTCTCGGCCCCATGGACTTGGAGCGACCTCCACGCGCCGTCGCACTCCCCATCCGATAGCGCTGGGACGCGCGACGCCATCTGCTGGCGTGCGGTCCTGTTCAGACAGCATTCCGGCCGCGGTCTTACGCGTCGCTCCGCTTGGCTAACGTCACGCGCGGCGCGCGAAGTCCCGCGCCTGCGCTCCGCATCGGAGCATCGCAGATATGCCGGGCGTTCAGAGATCAGCCATGAAGACATCCACACTTATTCGACGCATCAACCGCATCAGAACCTTAAGGCTTTGCGTAAGGATCGCTGTTATTGGAACTGCGACGGTCGGCCCTGCGAGCGCTAGCGACGCGCCGCTCAGTGCAGCGCTGCTGGCGGCCAAATGTCCGGCGGCGAACATCGAGGAAGCTTACAAATCGGACGCAGTCTCCGTCTTCAAGGTCGATTGTAAAGGCCTCCGCGTCCGACGCGTGATCGCCACCTGCACCCGAACAGCCTGCAGCGTGTCGTCCGAACCCGGTGATGATGCGGAGGACCGATTTTGATTGCGGGGCGCGAAAGCGCGGCGAAGGCGCCGCTCACCGAAGCAGTCCTCGCTGCTCTTACACATACGGCCGGCAAGTGTAGCCCGGGCGTGGTTGCTGTTCCATGCGGCTATCACCTTCTAAGGCAGGGCAGCCGGCTCAACGAAGTGTTCATCGTCCGCACTGGCCGCCTAAGAGTTGTCATGGTGTCGCGCAGCGGATGGGAGGTGGCTTGCAGCGAGTGCCGACCCGGCGATTGCTTCGGCGCGCTCGGACCGTCGCCTGGTCGGAGCGTTGCTGCCTCTGTGGTCGCCATGGAGAACTCCGTGGTGTGGAGGATGAAAGCCTGCGAGTTTCATACATTGGCAACTCTCTCGCCGGCAGTCGCGATGGCGGCACTCAGTCAGATGGCGGAGCGTCTCGAACTCGCCTTCCAGCAATGTTTTGAAACGACTGCGCTCTCGGTGCGCGCGCGTATCGCCAACAGCTTACTGCGATCGGCCCGCCTGGAAGATGGGCGCTACGTAATAGACCCGGTCCCAACCCATGCAGACCTTGCTCTGCGTATAGGGTCGAAGCGAGAGGTTGTCAGCCGTGAACTCGCGCGAATGCACGAGTTAGGGATCATTGCAAGATGCCGACCACGCATCATCGTTACGCAGCCGTCGCGGCTTGCAGCTCTAACGGAATTTCCGGAAGGAATGATACCATAGGCGACGGGATGAACGGCGGTCCGCCGTTCATTCTTTTTGATAGAAGCTGGCGGTCATTGATGAGTTCTGGCTGGAAGACCGCAGCCGGTCAACGGAGGGCAATTTGCAAAGGCGGTGCCGATGAAAATCTTCACGCACAATGCGAGAGGCATCGCCGGCGTGATCTTCCAAACAGGTGACAGCAGAACCCACAGTTGCGGCAAATGACAGACGGAAACGGGATAGCGAGCAGGTTCACAGGCGTGCTTAGATTCGCTCAAAGGCCCGGCATCGTTCGCACCAGCCTCGGTGAGCGGCGCTCAACGCGGTCATTACCGCAAGGAAGATGACACGCGGGCCGGCGCAACGCAGCGATTGTGGGGAGCGAAAGCCTGGCAGAGCGCGTTGGCCACTTGCTGGTCTTCGCTCTGCCGAGAGGTACACTGGCGCAGTGGCAGGAGGCGGAAGACGGGTCCATCATGCTGATCGAGAACTATCGTCCGATCTGTGCGGCCGCAACGTCCTGCCAAGCATTTCGCCGGGCGGAGCTTCAGATGTTCAGAGCTGTCCTCGGGCCCAAAGGCCACGCCGAGCGAACCGCGCATATCGTCGAAGGTGCCCAACGCTGCACCTAAGTCATCCGTGTGATGAATGGATGAGTATGACGCCGCCGTCTTCCCGCATTCGCCGAACTGGCCCACGGGTTCCAGCCGAGCTTGATGAGGCCGTGATCCGCGCGCTCGTCAATAGGGTCATCGCGCTTGCGCGCGAGGACGACATATGGAGGCCGTTCCAGACGAGCACCGGCACACCTGGATACGATCACGGATTTCTGAAGCTCGATGCTGCTTGAGGGCCGTCGATACATCAATCACCATCGGGCTTCAGCTCAACCATTTTATAGTTCTGCCCTAGCAAGATTTCGTGGCGCTCCACTTTGTGTGCCGGGCCGATGGGGTGCCTCGGCTTTCGCAATTTGTTCGCGAGGGCTTTTCCAAGGTCGGCTGGTTCCGTATCACGTCGTAGAACTCGTGCCTCTCTCGCTCTTTTGTCCCGACCCGCGCACTCGTCGGATCCGCCAGCGCTGGAGACGCTATGATAAGAATGAAGACAAACGGTGCATATCGCATGCTATCTCTCCACGAGAAGTCTTGACGTAGAGAGACTGTCACGGCCGGGAACGGCCGTCGGTGACCTAAGTCACCCGATTCTTGCAATCATGTCCGTGACATCGAAAGCGCTGCCCGCAAGAAAGGGGAAACGGGCGTGTAGGCAAAGTGCTCCATCAATGCAGAGAGGTGGATTAAGCCTATAGAAAGTGCCTTAGACGTTGGTCACTCCGCTCACTGCAGGCGGGCCGCGATCGCGTTCATTTGCTCAATTTCTCGTCGCTGGCCTTGCGAGATTTCCTGACAAAGCTTGATCAGTTCGGGATCCTGGAGTTTGGCTTCGCGGCACATCAGAATAGCACCGGAATGGTGAGGCACCATCGATTGGATGAATTGGCGGTCGCCGACTAGCGCCTGGCTGCGCGTGGCCCAGAATGAGCCGAGAGTCACGACTGCGAACAAGACATAAAGTACAATGTTCGTGCGCGCGTCCTGATACATCCCCGCCATCGTCGCGAGCATCAGTATACCCATTGGAGCCCACATGGTAAGCGCCATGTAAAGCATGTTGGCATTGTTGCGATAGTCCCGCCACCCGTCGATCATCGTGTACATCACGAGGTACATCACGACGAGACTCAACAGCAAATTGAGGC containing:
- a CDS encoding DUF1419 domain-containing protein; its protein translation is MTLSSIRKVYQGAADRRQMFRMFDRHKDRPNRTDDDATALYAGEWFEIGAAEHDYIFEILPPLWMRGDMFAMREFLTGSITSVFFELRIDGRVRYFHAYCDLGDRKSPERMRAAIIERESRPVRAMTREERLEHIWSSTHDPYRGYADRRFPAAERGKRIVIVYGQDRSHDFRLLDRLTDADIAVKLPVHLRYLPDAIAA
- a CDS encoding DUF3991 and toprim domain-containing protein produces the protein MEKSEIEELRAKVGCAALLQQGGWKVDLKESTRRAVKYRRDSQIIIVIHNDRGWFDPLSTAKGDVFDLAGHLGAHSFPQACEHVAALVGFVPRPPAWEREVRSTPLAAVADRWHRRAIPRLGSETWRYLTEVRGIPDTIVIAALGQGALREGPRGSIWAAHCSDDGALLGWEERGPEWRGFATGGAKELFRLGPSAAPRICVTEAAIDAMSLAAIQVLRPDTLYVSTGGGWSPASEEAIRRLASRRNTRLVGATDNNRQGEVYAERIRQIADQTGASYARARPRAGDWNEDLLVLLGRLAQEPLAAAG
- a CDS encoding DUF305 domain-containing protein yields the protein MLGLNLLLSLVVMYLVMYTMIDGWRDYRNNANMLYMALTMWAPMGILMLATMAGMYQDARTNIVLYVLFAVVTLGSFWATRSQALVGDRQFIQSMVPHHSGAILMCREAKLQDPELIKLCQEISQGQRREIEQMNAIAARLQ